A window from Bombus pascuorum chromosome 12, iyBomPasc1.1, whole genome shotgun sequence encodes these proteins:
- the LOC132912456 gene encoding DNA polymerase iota produces MDSIEFDAIIRHPRTIIHIDVDCFYAQIEMLRHPELEGKPLGVQQKSIVVTSNYLAREHGIKKCMSVQEALQLCPELVLVNGEDLTNYRHYSAKVLEILHQFTPLVERLSLDDNFMDVTSIVQKYMNSGNNSEFNLSINMEDENPVGKVFGPSEEECPCGCHARLIIASKIAAEIRERIYKDLHITCSAGIAHNKLLAKLVGSLHKPNHQTLVFPCSAPMFLSTIGSVSKIPGVGQKTAQLLISNNIKTVDDLRKTPLETLEMKIGIDLARKLKDNAEGIDETVVKPTGKRQSIGLEDGFKSVSLVAEVESRLGALLRRLTELAMEDGRIPIAMRLTVRKHDFNKPTSGKRETRQCALPKHLLPSTKSGVYDHAKMLALAMKLFHRTIDVSKPFHLTLLGVAFTKFEERSSGKNSITSFLRKQVAVQSVLDISSEEGVCDINLGSPMSVNQDSNDGSAMSTTSSPVSKSIGANNQSADDDVLNEIEPLPKKTRLEVWLSGRRESPSNEMADLRLSPSSPMQLSPKIDAAVLKSLPIDIQREVTRSWPTTSKPKPNNILKYFIANK; encoded by the coding sequence ATGGATTCTATTGAATTTGATGCAATTATCAGACATCCGAGAACCATAATTCATATAGATGTTGATTGTTTCTACGCTCAAATAGAGATGCTTAGGCATCCAGAGCTAGAAGGCAAACCATTGGGGGTGCAACAAAAGAGTATAGTAGTGACAAGCAATTATTTAGCACGAGAAcatggaattaaaaaatgcatgtCAGTACAGGAAGCTTTACAATTGTGCCCAGAACTGGTCTTGGTAAATGGTGAAGATTTAACGAACTATCGTCACTATTCTGCTAAAGTACTGGAAATATTGCATCAGTTTACTCCATTAGTTGAAAGATTAAGTCTTGATGACAATTTTATGGACGTAACTtctattgtacaaaaatatatgaattctGGAAATAATTCAGAGTTTAATTTAAGTATTAACATGGAAGATGAAAATCCAGTTGGTAAAGTATTTGGTCCCTCCGAAGAAGAATGTCCTTGTGGCTGTCATGCTCGATTAATTATAGCTTCCAAAATTGCAGCAGAAATAAGAGAACGAATTTATAAAGACTTGCATATTACATGCAGTGCTGGAATAGCACATAATAAGCTTTTAGCAAAACTGGTGGGATCATTACATAAACCAAATCATCAAACACTAGTATTCCCATGCAGTGCACCTATGTTCTTATCTACTATAGGATCTGTATCTAAAATACCAGGCGTTGGGCAAAAAACTGCACAATTGTTAATTTCCAACAACATAAAAACAGTGGATGATCTAAGAAAGACACCTTTGGAAACCTTAGAGATGAAAATTGGTATTGACTTAGcacgaaaattaaaagataacgCCGAAGGTATCGACGAGACCGTCGTGAAACCAACAGGAAAAAGACAGAGTATAGGTTTAGAAGATGGCTTCAAGAGTGTTTCTCTGGTAGCTGAAGTAGAATCAAGACTAGGAGCACTTCTGAGAAGATTAACAGAATTAGCTATGGAGGATGGTAGAATTCCCATTGCTATGAGATTAACTGTTAGGAAACatgattttaataaaccaACTTCTGGTAAAAGAGAAACTCGACAATGCGCTTTACCGAAACATCTATTGCCTTCTACAAAATCTGGTGTTTATGATCATGCTAAAATGTTGGCACTagcaatgaaattatttcaccGTACTATCGATGTTTCTAAACCATTCCATTTAACTCTTTTAGGAGTTGCTTTCACGAAATTCGAAGAGAGATCTTCTGGAAAGAATAGTATTACATCTTTCTTGCGAAAACAGGTGGCTGTTCAGTCTGTTCTAGATATAAGCTCGGAAGAAGGCGTTTGCGATATTAATCTTGGATCACCAATGAGCGTAAATCAAGATAGTAACGACGGTTCTGCGATGAGTACCACCTCCTCTCCAGTTTCGAAATCAATAGGTGCTAACAACCAGAGTGCGGACGATGATGTGTTGAACGAAATAGAACCTTTACCAAAAAAGACTAGATTGGAAGTATGGTTGAGTGGACGTAGAGAATCTCCGAGCAACGAAATGGCTGATCTTCGACTTAGTCCTTCATCACCAATGCAATTATCTCCGAAAATTGATGCAGCAGTTCTTAAATCTTTACCCATTGATATACAAAGAGAAGTGACCCGTTCCTGGCCGACGACTAGTAAACCAAAACCCAATAATATACTTAAATACTTCATAGCCAATAAGTGA
- the LOC132912465 gene encoding chymotrypsin-2-like, with the protein MFLFLYIFAIIAILETSAASINEVPKIVGGSVAEDGQYPYQASLRYKNRHFCGGSVLNERWVLTAAHCLSSFNDTSIAVVLGSNTLDKGGDIYQSEKIIGHPKYSSILIRNDIGLIKVDKDIIFGDKVKPIALPNENFGKIDYPAVLSGWGTTSYPGQTPNDLYHIQLSVIDQKQCLNASFRVTNDNICTLNKRGEGACHGDSGGPLVADNEQIGVVSWGIPCARGRPDVFTRVYSYIDWIKDHIENKS; encoded by the exons atgtttctgtttctttatatCTTCGCCATTATAGCAATACTTGAAACATCAg cTGCAAGTATAAATGAAGTTCCAAAAATCGTCGGCGGTTCTGTAGCAGAGGACGGACAATATCCGTATCAAGCTTCATTACGTTACAAAAATCGTCATTTTTGCGGAGGATCTGTACTGAACGAGAGATGGGTACTAACAGCTGCTCATTGTTTATCAAG TTTCAATGATACGTCCATAGCTGTTGTATTAGGTTCCAATACTTTAGACAAAGGTGGCGACATATATCaatctgaaaaaataattggcCATCCAAAGTACAGTTCTATACTGATTAGAAACGATATCGGACTGATTAAAGTGGACAAAGACATCATTTTCGGAGACAAAGTGAAGCCCATCGCGTTACCTAATGAAAACTTCGGCAAAATAGATTATCCCGCCGTATTATCTGGTTGGGGAACTACTAGC TATCCCGGACAAACGCCGAACGATCTATATCACATACAGCTAAGTGTAATCGATCAAAAACAATGTTTAAACGCCAGCTTCCGTGTCACCAACGACAATATCTGCACACTTAACAAGAGAGGTGAAGGCGCTTGTCAC gGTGATTCCGGTGGCCCTTTAGTTGCCGACAATGAACAAATTGGAGTTGTATCCTGGGGAATACCATGTGCAAGAGGTCGACCGGATGTCTTCACCCGTGTCTACAGTTATATTGATTGGATCAAAGATCACATAGAAAATAAGAGTTAG